The Pseudoxanthomonas sp. genome segment GCGCCAGCATCGCCGCCAGCTTGAACAGCGACTCGAACGCCATCGCCAGGATCAGGCCGCGGTTGTGTTCCACCGCACTCGCGCGGCGCGTGCCGAACAGCATGGCGAACACCGCCATCGCCAGCGCCACGTACAGCGCACTGTCCTGCCACGCCGGCAAGGCATCGTTGCCGGGCGAACGGGTCAGCAGCGCGAAGCTCATCGCCACCGCCTTCAGCTGCAGCGCGATGTAGGGAATCAGGCCCAGCGCGGCGACCAGCGTCACCGTCGCCGCCAGCCAGCCATCCTTGCCCAGGCGCGTGGCGATCAGGTCGGCCAGCGAGGTGGCGTTGGACTCGCGCGCCATCCGCACCAGCCGCACCAACAGGAACGCGCCGAACACGTACAGCAGGATGGTGCCGACGAACGTCGGCGGCAGCGGCCACCCGTAGCGCGCCGCCTGCGTCACCGTGCCGAAGAACGTCCACGACGTGCAGTACACCGCCAGCGACAGCGCATAGATGTAAGGCCATTGCACCGCCAGCACCTGCGGCCGCCGCTCGGCATACAGCGCCGAGCCGAACAGCACACCCAGCCACAGCAGCCCGGCCAACACCACCATGCCCACGCTCAGCATCCTGACCCCACCGTAGCGTGCGCCATGCGCACGACCTCCAGATGCCTGACTCCACGCAACGACAGCCCTAGGCGACCCAACCCCGCATCACGGCTCGAACCCGGACGATGCATGAAGGGTTCGGTGGTCGTGCGCATGGCGCACGCGACGGGACAGGAGGACATGCGCGCGAGCATAACGCAGCAACGGCGGGCTTTCGCCCGCCGCTGCCGTTCCCGCATGATTGCCCTGCGCGTGCTCAGAAGTCGTAGCGCGCGGTCAGGCTGTACTGGCGCGGCGGGCCGTAGAAGCCGGACAGCACACCCAGCGCGGCCTGCAGGTTGTAGCCGGTGGTGCGGTATTCCTCGTCGGCCAGGTTGGTCCCCTGCAGCGAGAACGACCACGCGTCGTTCGCGCGCCAGACCACACCCGCGCCGAGCAGGCCGTAGCCTGGCTGCTTGATCGCCTCGCTGAGGTCGGTGGTGGGATAGACCTCGGACTGGTAGGAGTAGGTCACCCGCGCGGAGAGGTTGCCGCCATTGGCGAGGTCGGTGCGGTACTCCACGTTGAGCGCACCGGAGAATTCCGGGGCATTGGTGAAGTACTGCGTGTCGGCGACATTGACGCCACCGGTGATGAACTCGTCGTACTTCGCATCCAGCCAGGCCAGGTTGCCGCTGATCAGCCAGTTCGCCGTCGGCAGGAACTGGTATTCCACTTCCACGCCATTGACCGTGCCCTTGCCGGCATTGGTGAAGTCGCCGAAGAACTGCGGATTGCCGTTGCCGTCGATGTACTGCGTGAACACCGACAACTGGATGTCCTCGTACTTGTTGTGGAACGCCGACAGGTTCAGGAAAAGGCGCTGGTCGAGGAACGACATCTTGCTGCCCACCTCGAAGCTGTCGACGCTCTCGTCGTCGAACGGCTCGCCCGAGCGCGGCACCGCCGTGGTATTGGCGCGGATGTTGTAGCCGCCCGACTTGAAGCCGCGCGACGCCAGGCCGTACACCATGATGTCCGGGGTCACCTGGAAGTCCAGCGACACCTTGGGCGAGACGTTCTTGAAGTTGATGGTCTTGTCGAAGTTGGCCGCCACCACCCCGTTCGGCACCGTGAACGTGGCATTCGTGTAGCCGATGTTGTAGGCCACCGCATGCTTGTCCTCGTCGGTGTAGCGGGCGCCGACGTCCAGCTTCAGTCGCTCGGTCAGGTCGAACGTCCAGTCGGTATAGACCGAAAGGCTGCTGGTGTTCACCACGCCCTGGGTATCGCCGAAGCTCAGGCCGAAGAAGTTGTTCAGCACCTGTCCGCCGGCATCGCCGTCGAAATGGTAGATGCCGACCACGCCGCGCGCGCGACCGCCGCCGTCGTAGTTGGCCTGCACTTCGTTGGTCACCTGGCTGTCGCTGTAGAACGCCTTCACGTCGGCGACCGGGAACGGCGTCATGTCGAAATCGATATTGGTCTCGGTATCCGACTCCCGCTTGGCCACGACGTACTTGAACGCCCAATCCTCGTTGGGACGCCAGTTCACCGTCGCCGACAACCCCTTCATCTCGGTATCGTTGACGTTCGGCATGGCGCTGTAGATGTCGTAGCGGCTGTCCATCGGCGTATAGGCCGACAGGCCCGGGAACAGGAAGTTCGCCGTCGGGCTGGTGTTGGCCGACAGCAGCTTGCCGCCGCGCACGCCCGACTGGTCGTCCAGGTAGTCGAAGGCGAACTGCACGTCGAAATCGTCCTGCGAGTACGCACCCAGCTGCAGGCGGACCGCGTTGATCTCCTTGTCGCTGATCTCCTGGCCGTTGAACCTGTTCTCGCCGAAGCCGTCACGGTTCATGCTGGCCACAGCCACACGGCCACGCAGGCCACTGTCCTTGCCGCCGATCTCGCCGCCCAGCGCCGCCTTGACGTCCAGCTGGTTGTAGTTGCCCACGGTGACCGAGGCGAAGCCGGTGGTCTCCTGCGGCAGGCCGCGCGAGATGTACTTGATCGCGCCGCCGATGGTGTTCTTGCCGTACAGCGTGCCCTGCGGGCCGCGCAGCACCTCGATGCGCTCCACGTCGAACACGTCCAGCAGCGCGCCCTGCGGGCGCGCGATGTAGACGTCGTCCAGGTAGATGCCCACGCCCGGGTCCACGCCCCACAGCGGATCGGCCTGGCCCACGCCGCGGATGTAGGCGGTGACGGTGCTGGTGGAGCCGCGCGCCGCGTACACGGTCAGGTTCGGCACCTGCGCGTCCAGATCGCCCAGATCCTTGATGTTGAGCTTGTCCAGCGTCTCCGGCGTGAACGCGGTGACGGCAACCGGGACGTCCTGCAGGGTTTCCTCGCGCTTGCGCGCGGTCACCTTGACCGAATCGAGCGTGGTGGCGTTGGTGGCTGGCGACGCGGTGGCCGGTGCGGCGTCCTGCGCCCATGCCAGCGGCATGGACGACAACAGGACACAGCCGATGGCCAGGCTCAGGTGCTTGCGCTTCATGGGTCTCCCCCTCCCGGGTATGACATGGCGGCGGACGGAGGCCGCCGATTGCAGCGAACACTAGGGCCCGGGCCGCGCGGGCGGCATCGTACCTTCGTACAGTGGGCCGGGCACCGGGCCGCTGCCGATACTCGCCGCACCGAAACCGGCGCTTGGCCGAGGAGTGCTGGATGTCGTTCCTGATCGTGCTGGCCGCGCTGTGCTTCCTGATGTTCGTGGCCTACCGCGGCTACAGCGTCATCCTGTTCGCGCCCATCGCGGCGCTGGGCGCGGTGCTGCTGACCGATCCGTCGCTGGTCGCGCCGATGTTCACCGGCCTGTTCATGGACAAGGTGGTCGGCTTCCTGAAGCTGTATTTTCCGGTCTTCGTGCTGGGCGCGGTGTTCGGCAAGCTGATCGAGATCTCGGGCTTCTCCAAGGCGATCGTGGCGGCGACGATCCGGGTGGTCGGCGCCCAGCGCGCCATGCTGTCGATCGTGCTGGTGTGCGCGCTGTTGACCTACGGTGGCGTGTCGCTGTTCGTGGTGGTGTTCGCGGTGTATCCGTTCGCGGCCGAACTGTTCCGCCAGAGCGATATCCCCAAGCGGCTGGTACCCGGCACCATCGCGCTGGGCGCCTTCACCTTCACCATGGATGCGCTGCCGGGCACGCCACAGATCCAGAACATCATCCCCACCTCGTTCTTCGGTACCACCGGCTGGGCCGCGCCGGTGCTGGGCACGATCGGCGGCATCTTCATCCTGATCGTCGGCATGAGCTATCTGGAATGGCGCCGCCGGGTGGCCGCCCGCAACGGCGAGGGCTACGCCGGCAAGGATGAACTGCGCAACGAACCCGAGCCATTCAAGGGCGATCGCCTCGCGCATTCGCTGATCGCCATCCTGCCGCTGCTGCTGGTGGGCGTGGCGAACCTCCTGTTCACCCGCTGGATTCCCGGCTTCTACGGCGAAACTCAATCGTTCGTGCCGGCGGTGATCGGCAACCCGGCGCCGGTGGTGCAGGAGGTCTCGAAGGTCGCCGCCATCTGGGCCGTGCAGGGCGCGCTGCTGGTCGGCATCGCGAGCGTCATCCTGTTCGCGTGGAAGCCGGTGTTCGCCAGTTTCGCCGAGGGCACGAAGAGCGCCATCGGCGGCGCGCTGCTGGCCTCGATGAACACCGCCTCCGAGTACGGGTTCGGTGCCGTCATCGCCGCCCTGCCCGGCTTCCTGGTGGTGGCCAACGCGCTGCAGGCCATCCCCGACCCGCTGGTCAACGAGGCGATCTCGGTCACCGCGTTGGCCGGCATCACCGGCTCGGCCTCGGGTGGCATGAGCATCGCGCTGGCGGCGATGGCGGACAGCTTCATCGCCAACGCCAACGCAGCAGGCATCCCGATGGACGTGCTGCATCGCGTGGCCTCGATGGCCTCCGGCGGCATGGACACCCTGCCCCACAATGGTGCGGTGATCACCCTGCTGGCGGTCACCGGCCTCAGCCACCGGCAGTCCTACAAGGACATCTTCGCCATCACCCTGATCAAGACCACCGCCGTGTTCGTGGTCATCGGGGTGTTCTACGCCACCGGTTGGGTCTGATGCTGCGCATGGCGTGACCGGCCTGTGCGCGCGGTCGCAAACGGCATGCGGTTCTTGGCCAATACTTCCCGCACTTCGGGGAAGTCAGGGAAATCCGCATGGCGTACTACACCGTCCCGTGGCGTCGGCTCTTCGCGCGCGGGTCATGGCGGCGCAAGACCGTCGGCACGCGTGCCCGCCTCGACGCCCGCGTCGCGGCAAAACCGCAGGCGGCCCCTCTCACCCTCGACGCCCAGGTCCGGCAACGGCTGAACCGCCTGTACGGCTGGAAAGGCGGCGAACGCGCCAGCCCCAAGGACACCACGCCCGCGCCGGAGCCGGCAGCGGTCGCCGCCGAGAGCGGCGGCCGGGTGATGATGGGCCAGTCGAACCCGCGCCTGGTGACGATGGCGCGCCCGCCGTTCGCGGTGCAGGCGCTGAACAACCTCAGCTACGGCGCGACCGCCACCACCGTCGCCGAATTCAACGCGCTGGGCAGCAACGACCGCCAGCGGCTGGCGAACTACGTGGACTGGCAGCTCGCCTGGGACGCGATCGACGACAGCGCCGTCACCAACCGCCTCAACGCCGGCGGCTACACCACGCTCAACAAGTCGCTGAGCCAGCTGTGGGCCGACCATGTGGTGGCGGATCCGGAGTACGGCATCCGCATGCGCCCGTCCACCGAGGTGCAGCGCGCGGCCTTCGTGCGGGCGGTGTACTCGCGGCGGCAGCTGCGCGAGGTGCTGGTCAACTTCTGGCACGACCATTTCAACGTGCAGGGCACCGAATTCAGCATCGGCCCGGTGTTCGTGCACTACGACCGCGACGTGATCCGCGCCAACGCCAAGGGCAACTTCCGCACCCTGCTGGAGGCCGTCGCCCAGAGCACGGCGATGCTCTATTACCTGGACAACATCAGCAATTCGCGCTCGGGCCCGAACGAGAACTTCGCCCGCGAGTTGCTGGAGCTGCACACCTTCGGCGCGGAGAACTACCTGGGCTTCATGGACCCGTTCCAGGTGCCGCCCTGCCCCGAGGACCCGACCTATCCGATCGGCTACACCGACATCGACGTCTACGAGACCTCGGCCGCGTTCACCGGCTGGTCGGCCAAGAACGGCCACTGGCAGTTCCCCAGCGAGAACGACGGCACCTTCGTTTACCGCCAGTCCTGGCACGACGCCGGCCCCAAGTTCCTGCTCGGCATGCTGGTGTACCCCGAACAGCCGGCGCTGAAGGACGGCCGTGACGTGCTGGACCGCCTGGCCAGCCATCCGCGCGTGGCCAAGTTCATCTGCAAGAAGCTGATCCGCCGCTTCATCAGCGACACGCCGAAGCAGGCGCTGATCGACAGCGCGGCGGCGATCTTCCGCGCCAACTGGCGCGCGCCCAACCAGATCGAACTGGTGCTGCGCCACATCCTGAATTCCGACGACTTCATCAACAGCTTCGGGCAGAAGAACCGCCGTCCGTTCGACTGCGCGGTCGCCGCCATGCGCACGCTGGGCGGCGACTGGACCATCCGCCCGGACCACGGCCGCAGCGGCGACTTCATGTGGCTGTACGGCTTCACCGGCCACACGCCGTACAACTGGGCGGCGCCGAACGGTTATCCGGATACCGGACTGGCGTGGTCGGGTTCCAATTCGTACGCCATGACGTGGCGCCTGCTGGGCTGGTTGACCGAAACCCGGGACGGCGAAGTGCCGCTGCATCCGATCGTCGACACCACGCGCGCCAACGTGCCGGTGGCGAACTGGACCGCCAGCAACCTGGTGACCTTCTGGTGCACGCGCATCCTGGGCTACCAGCCCGAGGCCGCGCGCAAGCAGGCGCTGGTCGCCTTCCTGGCGCAGAACGGCGACCCCAACACCTACGTCATCACCGACACCAATACCTGGCAGGGCAGCGACCTGAAGCGGCACTACAACCACGAGCGCCTGCGCAGCACGGTGGCGCTGATCCTGATGACTCCCGAATTCATGAGCCGCTGAGGCCCCGATGACCGACTTCCGACTGACCCGACGCGAGTTCGTCAAAGGCTGCGGCGCCGCCGCCATCGTGGGCACCACGGGCGCCAGCCTGATGTTCGCCGATCCCGTCGACGCTGCCGTCAACAGCTACGACACCGTCGTGCATCTGTTCCTGCGTGGCGGCATCGACGGCCTCAACCTGGTGGTGCCCATCGACGGCGTGGACCGCGGCTTCTACGAGGAAGCGCGCCCCAGCCTGCAGATCGCCACCAGCGGCGCCTACGGCGCGCTGCCGCTGACGCTGTCCGGCGGCGCCGGCACCGGCTTCGGCCTGCATCCCTCCGCCAGTGGCCTGCGCGACCTGTGGAACGACGGCAAGATGGCCATCGTCCACGCCTGCGGCATGGCGACCACGGTGACCCGCAGCCACTTCGATGCGCAGCTGTACATCGACCTGGGCACGCCCGGCAAGTACGGTTCGCCCACCGGCTGGATGACGCGCGCGTGGGAAACGCGGCCGAACGGCAGCGGCACCCTGCCCGCGCTCGGCGTGGGCGGCACGCAGCCGGCCGGCCTGATGGGCGCGATCGACGCGATGACGATGAGCAGCCCGGGCGACTTCTCGCTCAACACCACGGCGTGGAGCTGGCAGCGCACGCGCAGCGATTCGCCCAGCGGGCTGCGTGGCGTCAGCGAAACCGTGGCCTCGCTGTGGAACGGGCCGTCCGGCATGGAGGTCAATGGCCGGCGCGCCGACGGCGCCCTGCGCCTGATCGGCCAGCAGGGCTACGCCAGCCTGCCGGCGACCTGGCCCAACAACAATTTCGCGCAGCAGCTGTGGACCATCGCGCAGACCATCCGCTTCAACCTGGGCCTGCGCTACGCCACGCTGGATCTCGGTGGCTGGGACACGCACGAGGGCCAGGGCACGGCCGGCAGCGGCTACCACTACTACCAGAACAAGATCGCCGAGCTGTCCGCTGCGCTGTCCGCGTTCTACGCCGAACTCAACGGCAGCGGCGAAATGGCGCGGGTGACGGTAGTGGTGCAGTCGGAGTTCGGCCGCCGCGTGCGCGCCAACGCCAACGGCGGCACCGACCATGGCTACGGCAATCCGATGCTGGTGCTGGGCGGCCCGGTGAACGGCCGCCGCTTCTATGGCAGCTGGCCGGGCCTGAATCCGGAAATCCTCTCGCCCACCTTCGGCGACGTGCCGGTGACCACCGACTATCGCCGCGTGATCTCGGAAATCCTGATCCGCCGCATGGGCAACGCCAACCTCAGCCAGGTCTTCCCCGGCTACACCGGCTACGCCCCGCTCGGACTGGTGCAGGGCACCGACCTGGCGCCGAAGGCGGAAGGCGCGGCGACCACCGCCACCTCGATTCCGTCGCTGGTGGTGCCGGATGCGTCGTCCTCCACGCCGGCGACCACTACCGCCGCCGAGCGCGTCGTGCCCGACTGGCAGCGGCGTGGACCGGTGGACCGGATGCTGGTGCGACGGGAGCGTTGACGTTTTCTCCCGTCTCCGTGCCACACGGAACGGGTTCTGCGCCGCAACACCTGTAGGAGGGGCTTTAGCCCCGATGCTTCTCCTGCATGTGCGCGCCCAGAGATCGGGGCTGAAGCCCCTCCTATAGGCAAACGCGGTAACGCACCCCTTGCGCGCGTGCCACGCCTTCAGCAGTTCGGCTTCCTTCTCGCGGGTGATGACGGCATTGAGCTTGGCCTGGCGCTCGCCTCACCTGCGACGCTGGGGCATCATGACGCTCCTTGGGAGCGTGGCAAGGGGCCGCAATGACCGAAGCCGTACTAGCGTGGCAGGCATTGATCTTCGCGAGTATCGGGCTGACCGGACGGTGGCGAGGCTGGGTCATCGCCTTCTGGGTCGTGTGGACGATCATCCAAGTCGTTGCCTTGCCGTTGAGCCTACTGCAATTCGGCACCATTGCGGCGGCCGCGGCACTCTTCGGGTCCAAGCACCCCGCGAAGCAGTCGCCACCTGCTGAGTCGAAACCACAACTCAAGCCACCGGTCGCCGCGACACCATCTGCCTCATCGGCAGCTACCAACAAATCCTCGCTGGCCAAATTCGCATCGACCGCAGATGCTTGGGCGCGAAAGGCGGACGCATGGTCTGCCGAAATACAGCGCAAGTCAGCCGAACGACTGCAAGAACAGCATTTCCGACTTGAAGCCGAGCAACAGATCAAGACAGAAGGCTTCAGTTGCGCCCTGGAAGAGCGCGTGATGAGAGAGGCATTCGCGCGCGACCAGCAACTGACCCACGAAGTTCAAACGGAACTGGCGAAGGATGCCGTGCTAGCCAAGTTGTATCGCGCCGCCTTGGGTGAGAGGGAGCGCTTGCCGAAGGGGGTCGGAGAGCGGCAACTGACCGAGCGGTACGCATTGGAAGCTGCACGAACCGAACGCGGCACGCTCGACAAGATCATCGACGAGGGACCAGACTACCGACGTCACTACTTCGAGTCACGCAAGCTGCTCTCCGCGCTCGATGCGGAGTCGTCGGACGGTGAGGCGCACCTCATGCTGTACGGTCGCCATCTCAACGATTGGCTGGCCGAGGTAGAGGCGCTAAGGGGATCGCCGAAAGCACCAAGACATTCAGCGGCAATCAGCGCAGAAGCTTTGTTCGGCCGCTTGGCGGCACCGCAGAGCGTCGCGGCACTGTCGCTGGGTTCCTCCAAGGCTCCTATGGCGTTGGTTCGAGAAAAGGAGCCGGGGGAGCCGACGGCATATGTGACTCGTAACACCTTCAAGCGGGTGGGCAAGAGTTTGCGCCCTGCCGAGCTCTCCATCGACGTGGTTTTCGCGTACATCTACAAGAACAGCCTGCGCGCGCTCCTCAACGATACGGAAGCTCGGCGCCTGTACGTGCTGCGGTGCCTGCTGCAAGGTAAGACCGGCCAACTGACCACGTCGGAAAAGACCTTTTCGCCCGGCTACGTATTCAGCATCAGCCCATCGAAGTTCCACGCTGCACCTACCTGCGAGTACCTGAAGGCCGACTTCATCAACTATCTTGTGCCGCCCGAGATCAAGGTACAGGGACCGGAACGGGTACGTGAGTTCCAGCAGTTCTGCGAGGACAACAAGCATCTGCTCAAGGACAAGACGCCGGAGGCCTTCTGGGCGCATGTCGGGACACGCTTCAGGATCAGTAGCCACCCCCGGCACGTGCAGTACGCCAACAGCGGGGTTCAGGAGCTGGCTCGCGGCATGGGCGCGGCCGAGCTGCAGGCGCAAATCGAAAGTGCAGTTGCTGAGGCCGAGAGTATGATCGTGGCGGGCACTGGAGGAGGGATCGTTGCCAACCTCCGATACTCGCCCAATCCAAAGCGAACGTTGGAGTCGATCGGCGACCGCAGGACCAGGGAACTCGTACAGAAGTTTTTCGATCTGAAGCGCAATGTGCTCGACTTTTTGTTCGAGTTCTACAGCCGCGAGAGCGACAGGGAAGATCTGGCGCTCCCGGTGCCACTGCTGGAATCTTCGGGCCTGACGCCGTGTCGGCGCTGCTGGAACGCAGGCGCGACCTCGCAAACGGCGGCTACCCACCCGCATTCAAGATAGAAGAGAAATGCTTCGCACCCCTGGACGCTCCTGCAGTACGGCATTGCGCATTTGTCTCGCTCCTGCGCCAGTCACCCGCTGCAGGGCTGGCTTTTGACAGTCGAATGGCTGGTCAGCCCCGCCTTCGACGACCGCAATACCATCACCCCTTCCGCGCGTGCCACGCCTTCAGCAGTTCCGCTTCCTTCTCCCGCGTGATCCCCGCATTGAGCTTGGCCTGCCGCTCGGCCGGCAGGCTGCGGAACCAGGCCAGCAGGTCCTGCACGGTGGTGGCCAGCGGGCGGAAGGTCAGGCCGGCGGCGATGGCGCGCTGGTTGCTGACCGAGCCGTAGCCGGCGTACTCGCTGTCCTTCGACGGCACCCAGATCGGCAGGCCGACCTGCTGTTCCTGCAGGAACGTCGGGTCCACGTGCGTCAGCGTCATGCCGCCGCCGGTGACCGCCTGGCAGCCGTGCAGCATGGCGTCCATCGACAGCGTGTAGTCGGGACCGCAAGCGTTGAACACGCCGGTGGTCCTGGCTTCGGCCAGACGGATCATCCATTCGCCCAGGTCGCGGCCGTCGATGATCTGGATGGGATCGCTGCCGTCGCCCGGCACCAGGATCTCGCCGCCCTGCGCCACGCGGTGCGGCCAGTAGGTGAAGCGGTCGGTCTCGTCGCGCGGACCCACGATGTAGCCCGGCCGTACGATGGTGACATTCTTGCCGAACTGCGTGTGCGCCTCGGCCTCGCTCAAGGCCTTCAGCGGACCATAGAGGCCGCCGATGTCGGCGCGCAGCGATTCCTGCGTTTCCGCCATCGCGTCCTTGCCCTTGTACTGCGCCAGCGCGGACGTCTCGGTGATGCCCGGCTTGCTGCCGTCGGCATAGACCGAGATGGTGGAAATGAAGAGGTAGTGGCCCACGTTGCCCTTCAGCACCTGGCCGGCATCGCGCACCCAGAACGGCAGGCTGGTGGGGTTGTCGATGCAGACATCCCACTTGCGACCCTTCAGCGCGGACAGGTCGCCGGTGTTGCGGTCGCCATGCAACTGTTCGACGGCGGCCGGCCATTCCGGCGAGGGTCGCTTGCCGCGGTTGAACAGGGTGACCTTGTGCCCGCGCTTCAGCGCGTAGTCGACCTGGAACGGGCCGGTGAAGCCGGTGCCGCCCAGGATCAGGATGTTCAGCGGCCTGGCCGCCTTGCCGACCGGCTTGGCCTCGCTGGCGGCAGAGGCGAACGAAGGCAGCGCGGCGGCGGCGGCGGCCAGTGCGCCCAGCTTGAACAGGTCACGACGGGTGGTCATACAGTGCTCCCCAGCAACGGACAGGAGCGCGATAGATAGCACCGGCGCCCACGCCCTACCCCTGCCGGAAGTCGGTGTTACTTCCTGTGCGCCCGGTGCGGACACCCTCGGGAGCGGCCAGGGCATGGCGCACCTGCGGCGTCCGCGGCAGCCCCGCCGCGGGCAGGCGCGGAGGTGGCGGATCGGGCGCCGGGGTGCGAAGCCGTGGTGTGACATGACCGTACCGGGACCCGGGCCGAACCCTTCGGTACGCAAGATGGTCCTGAACGTCCAGCGTTGGATCTTTCTGATGGAACGACCGACCGGAAACCTGCAACGACGGATCTTTTCGATGGAACGTCCGACCAAAATCATCCAACGCCCGATCTTTCCGGTGGAACGACCGACCAAAAACATGCAACGCCGGATCTTTTCGATGGAACGACCGACCAGAAACATGCAACGCCCGATCTTTTCGATGGAACGCCCGACCAGAAACATCCAACGCCGGACCTTTTCGATGGAACGACCGACCAGAAACATGCAACGCCCGATCTTTTCGATGGAACGCCCGATCAAAAACATGCAACGCCGGATCTTTTTGACGGAACGACCCATCGACCGCATGCAACGCCGGATGCTTATGTGAGAAGAACGGTGCAGGATGGGGAGAGACGGCGGCTAGCAGCGGGTCGCCCCACCGACCCCCAGACGGTGGCGGCCTCCCTCACCGGCCCCGCGCGTTGATGCCATGGACGGGTCACCCGAGAGGAGCACCGCAATGCCCGTATCACAGTCGCTGATGACCACCCGCCGCGGCGAGTTCCGCACGCTGTACCGCGCCCTCGCCCGCAAGCCCGCTGCCTTCGCGTCCACGCCCATCGTCTTCTGCGAAGGCGACTCGTGGTTCTCCACCCCACTGTCGATGAACCTGCTGGACTGGCTGGTGTTCCCGGCGCCGGAGGACGAGAAGAAAGGCGTGCCGCTGTTCGGCACCGGCGGCCTGTTCTTCCGCACCGAGGACAGCGGCGACCTGGCGGTCGACATGTTCACCGCACGCGGCATCCGCGACCTGTCCACCTGGTACCGCGGCTTCGAGTTCGACCTGGTGCTGGTCAGCGCCGGCGGCAACGATTTCGTCGATGAGTTCCTGCAGGTCACGTTCCGCGGCGCGGCGCCGATGAGTCCGGAGGCCGCGCATCAACGGGTCGTGGCCAGCGGTCGCTACGCCGAGGTACTGGCGCGCTATCGCGCCTTCGTCACCGCCTTCCAGGCCATCCGCCCGTACACGCCGATCCTGGCGCACACCTACGACTACCCGCACGAACTGGGCCGTCCCGGCCGGCTGACGCTGGGTAACGTGGGCGCGGCCGCGCTGTTGAAGAAAGGCGTGGGTCCGTGGATCGGCAACAAGGTGGCGCACGTGCTGCCGCGCATCGAACAGCAACGCGCGTTCGCCCGCCTGCTGATCGACGGCTTCGTCGACCACGTGTTGATTCCGCTGCGCGACGACCCCACCACCGGCAAGGTCTTCGACGTCGTCGACCTGCGCGGCGTCCTGACCCGCAGCGACCAATGGTTCGACGAGATGCACCCGACCGGCGCGGGATTCGCCGCGCTCGCCGCGAAGTTCCGCCAGCAGATGCGGGCGAAGCTGGAGATCAAGTTGGGGTGAAACGAAAGCCATGCTTAGCGAGAAGACGCGTTGACAGGGAAGCCAGACAAACGAGGCTAATTAAGGCCTCGAAAGCAATTTTTTCTTCTCCACCTCGAACTCATCCTGCGAGAGAACGCCTTTCTCCTTCAGTGCGAGCAGTTTGCCCAACTCATCCGCAACTGAAGCGGCAATAGGGACTTGCCCAGGTTTGTCCACATCCTCGTGCGCGATAACAACGTCGTCCACGGCCGGGCGGAACTGTCGATCTATCGCAAGCTTTAAAGAAGCGCCACGACGGTCTATCTGC includes the following:
- a CDS encoding TonB-dependent receptor — its product is MKRKHLSLAIGCVLLSSMPLAWAQDAAPATASPATNATTLDSVKVTARKREETLQDVPVAVTAFTPETLDKLNIKDLGDLDAQVPNLTVYAARGSTSTVTAYIRGVGQADPLWGVDPGVGIYLDDVYIARPQGALLDVFDVERIEVLRGPQGTLYGKNTIGGAIKYISRGLPQETTGFASVTVGNYNQLDVKAALGGEIGGKDSGLRGRVAVASMNRDGFGENRFNGQEISDKEINAVRLQLGAYSQDDFDVQFAFDYLDDQSGVRGGKLLSANTSPTANFLFPGLSAYTPMDSRYDIYSAMPNVNDTEMKGLSATVNWRPNEDWAFKYVVAKRESDTETNIDFDMTPFPVADVKAFYSDSQVTNEVQANYDGGGRARGVVGIYHFDGDAGGQVLNNFFGLSFGDTQGVVNTSSLSVYTDWTFDLTERLKLDVGARYTDEDKHAVAYNIGYTNATFTVPNGVVAANFDKTINFKNVSPKVSLDFQVTPDIMVYGLASRGFKSGGYNIRANTTAVPRSGEPFDDESVDSFEVGSKMSFLDQRLFLNLSAFHNKYEDIQLSVFTQYIDGNGNPQFFGDFTNAGKGTVNGVEVEYQFLPTANWLISGNLAWLDAKYDEFITGGVNVADTQYFTNAPEFSGALNVEYRTDLANGGNLSARVTYSYQSEVYPTTDLSEAIKQPGYGLLGAGVVWRANDAWSFSLQGTNLADEEYRTTGYNLQAALGVLSGFYGPPRQYSLTARYDF
- a CDS encoding GntP family permease, with product MSFLIVLAALCFLMFVAYRGYSVILFAPIAALGAVLLTDPSLVAPMFTGLFMDKVVGFLKLYFPVFVLGAVFGKLIEISGFSKAIVAATIRVVGAQRAMLSIVLVCALLTYGGVSLFVVVFAVYPFAAELFRQSDIPKRLVPGTIALGAFTFTMDALPGTPQIQNIIPTSFFGTTGWAAPVLGTIGGIFILIVGMSYLEWRRRVAARNGEGYAGKDELRNEPEPFKGDRLAHSLIAILPLLLVGVANLLFTRWIPGFYGETQSFVPAVIGNPAPVVQEVSKVAAIWAVQGALLVGIASVILFAWKPVFASFAEGTKSAIGGALLASMNTASEYGFGAVIAALPGFLVVANALQAIPDPLVNEAISVTALAGITGSASGGMSIALAAMADSFIANANAAGIPMDVLHRVASMASGGMDTLPHNGAVITLLAVTGLSHRQSYKDIFAITLIKTTAVFVVIGVFYATGWV
- a CDS encoding DUF1800 domain-containing protein codes for the protein MAYYTVPWRRLFARGSWRRKTVGTRARLDARVAAKPQAAPLTLDAQVRQRLNRLYGWKGGERASPKDTTPAPEPAAVAAESGGRVMMGQSNPRLVTMARPPFAVQALNNLSYGATATTVAEFNALGSNDRQRLANYVDWQLAWDAIDDSAVTNRLNAGGYTTLNKSLSQLWADHVVADPEYGIRMRPSTEVQRAAFVRAVYSRRQLREVLVNFWHDHFNVQGTEFSIGPVFVHYDRDVIRANAKGNFRTLLEAVAQSTAMLYYLDNISNSRSGPNENFARELLELHTFGAENYLGFMDPFQVPPCPEDPTYPIGYTDIDVYETSAAFTGWSAKNGHWQFPSENDGTFVYRQSWHDAGPKFLLGMLVYPEQPALKDGRDVLDRLASHPRVAKFICKKLIRRFISDTPKQALIDSAAAIFRANWRAPNQIELVLRHILNSDDFINSFGQKNRRPFDCAVAAMRTLGGDWTIRPDHGRSGDFMWLYGFTGHTPYNWAAPNGYPDTGLAWSGSNSYAMTWRLLGWLTETRDGEVPLHPIVDTTRANVPVANWTASNLVTFWCTRILGYQPEAARKQALVAFLAQNGDPNTYVITDTNTWQGSDLKRHYNHERLRSTVALILMTPEFMSR
- a CDS encoding DUF1501 domain-containing protein, which translates into the protein MTDFRLTRREFVKGCGAAAIVGTTGASLMFADPVDAAVNSYDTVVHLFLRGGIDGLNLVVPIDGVDRGFYEEARPSLQIATSGAYGALPLTLSGGAGTGFGLHPSASGLRDLWNDGKMAIVHACGMATTVTRSHFDAQLYIDLGTPGKYGSPTGWMTRAWETRPNGSGTLPALGVGGTQPAGLMGAIDAMTMSSPGDFSLNTTAWSWQRTRSDSPSGLRGVSETVASLWNGPSGMEVNGRRADGALRLIGQQGYASLPATWPNNNFAQQLWTIAQTIRFNLGLRYATLDLGGWDTHEGQGTAGSGYHYYQNKIAELSAALSAFYAELNGSGEMARVTVVVQSEFGRRVRANANGGTDHGYGNPMLVLGGPVNGRRFYGSWPGLNPEILSPTFGDVPVTTDYRRVISEILIRRMGNANLSQVFPGYTGYAPLGLVQGTDLAPKAEGAATTATSIPSLVVPDASSSTPATTTAAERVVPDWQRRGPVDRMLVRRER